Proteins from one Coffea arabica cultivar ET-39 chromosome 8c, Coffea Arabica ET-39 HiFi, whole genome shotgun sequence genomic window:
- the LOC140013162 gene encoding tryptophan N-monooxygenase CYP79A68-like codes for MNYTSGLRVDSGLGFISISWIPFFSGFMALVLLVIFMMDKWLTICLKNNKPRLPLPPGPKCLPFFGCIFQMLRNRPTNRWICKVMDDLNTEIACIRIFGVHIIPVTSPELAREFLKKQDTIFSSRPVSMSAELCSEGFLTTIRSPLGDQYKKMKRMVVSSVLSPAKHQWLHSKRAEEADHLVNYVYSQCKGNATGGLVDIRLVTQHYCGNVTRKMISNKRFFGKGMEDGGPGAEEVEHINALFKMLAHLYAFSVSDYMPWMKIFDFDGYGKILTEAIACVRKHQDPEIEKRIKMWKSGVKKEEEDLLDVLIRLKDSNGRPLLTTEEIRAQITELMFATVDNPSNAVEWALAEMPNQPEMLQKATEELDAVVGKDRLVQESDLPRLKYVKACVRESLRLHPLAPFNVPHVSTQDTVVGGYFIPKGSHVIVSRPGLSRNPRIWEDPLKYKPERHMKDMDDARMDLNDPELNMFSFSTGRRGCPGVLLGSTLTVMLLARLLQCFSWKIPSGHSQIDLAECEDAGFLAKPLVAVAEPRFPQLN; via the exons ATGAATTACACTTCCGGGCTTCGTGTTGATTCAGGCTTGGGATTTATCTCAATCTCATGGATCCCATTTTTCTCAGGATTCATGGCTTTGGTGTTGTTGGTGATCTTTATGATGGACAAATGGTTAACTATTTGTCTAAAGAACAACAAACCTCGATTACCTCTCCCTCCTGGCCCAAAATGCTTGCCTTTCTTTGGCTGCATTTTCCAAATGCTGAGAAACAGACCAACAAATCGATGGATATGCAAAGTCATGGATGATTTGAATACCGAAATCGCATGTATCCGCATTTTCGGTGTTCATATCATTCCTGTCACTTCTCCTGAACTCGCTCGCGAATTCCTCAAGAAACAAGACACGATTTTCTCCAGCAGACCTGTTTCCATGTCTGCAGAACTTTGTAGTGAAGGATTCTTGACGACAATCCGTTCACCTTTGGGCGATCAatacaagaaaatgaagaggatGGTCGTTTCCAGTGTGCTCTCACCTGCTAAACACCAATGGCTTCACAGCAAGCGAGCAGAGGAAGCAGATCATTTGGTTAATTATGTTTACAGCCAGTGCAAGGGCAATGCCACCGGTGGGCTAGTGGACATAAGATTGGTTACGCAACACTACTGCGGAAATGtgactagaaaaatgatttccAACAAGCGATTCTTCGGGAAAGGAATGGAAGATGGAGGACCAGGTGCTGAGGAAGTTGAACATATCAATGCACTATTCAAAATGCTTGCTCATTTGTATGCATTCAGCGTATCTGATTACATGCCCTGGATGAAGATTTTTGATTTTGATGGCTACGGAAAGATTCTTACTGAGGCCATTGCATGCGTACGAAAGCACCAAGATCCTGAAATTGAAAAAAGGATTAAAATGTGGAAGAGTGGCGTGaaaaaggaggaagaagacctTCTTGATGTCCTAATCAGGCTCAAAGATAGCAACGGCAGACCCCTCTTAACAACTGAGGAGATTAGAGCACAAATTACT GAATTAATGTTTGCGACAGTCGATAATCCATCAAATGCTGTGGAGTGGGCATTAGCAGAGATGCCAAATCAACCTGAAATGCTTCAAAAAGCCACAGAAGAGCTAGACGCCGTGGTTGGAAAGGATAGGCTTGTTCAAGAGTCTGACCTTCCGAGGCTGAAATATGTGAAGGCCTGCGTAAGAGAGTCCTTGCGGCTCCATCCATTAGCACCCTTTAATGTTCCTCATGTATCCACTCAGGACACCGTCGTTGGTGGCTACTTCATCCCGAAGGGTAGCCATGTTATCGTCAGCCGTCCAGGACTTAGCCGTAATCCTCGAATCTGGGAGGATCCGCTTAAGTACAAGCCCGAGCGACACATGAAGGACATGGATGATGCTAGAATGGATCTCAACGATCCAGAattaaatatgttttccttcAGCACCGGAAGGCGTGGATGTCCAGGAGTCCTTTTGGGTTCCACGCTCACTGTGATGTTGCTGGCCAGACTTCTTCAATGCTTTAGCTGGAAGATTCCATCAGGTCATTCGCAAATCGACTTAGCAGAGTGCGAGGATGCTGGCTTCCTTGCCAAACCTCTCGTTGCAGTTGCTGAACCACGATTCCCACAACTCAACTAG